The following proteins are co-located in the Castanea sativa cultivar Marrone di Chiusa Pesio chromosome 8, ASM4071231v1 genome:
- the LOC142606213 gene encoding uncharacterized protein LOC142606213: MCPLRLILIFLSATLAGFFVLRNLKSQPQPNSDLDLDHDHDHDHDVVKDPNSTDSQSTKVRSAIESGFWTCVDMASGRYLWRHLVSKRSSSD; encoded by the exons ATGTGTCCGCTGAGGCTGATTCTGATATTCCTCTCCGCCACTCTGGCCGGCTTCTTCGTCCTCAGAAACCTCAAATCCCAACCTCAACCCAACTCCGACCTCGACCTCGACCACGACCACGACCACGACCACGACGTCGTTAAGGATCCCAACTCAACTGACTCTCAATCCACCAAG GTGCGTTCTGCTATAGAGTCAGGGTTTTGGACCTGTGTGGACATGGCCAGTGGTCGCTACCTCTGGAGGCATTTGGTCTCTAAGCGCTCCTCCTCCGATTGA
- the LOC142606655 gene encoding uncharacterized protein LOC142606655 has translation MSGEAGLRLKLNKKLKIASGRSRNSKDGSRKFERTLNNDRNGNFKRMNSDRKKKRIYAEQDTVGEVDYSDNERAPSKKFGRTLNNDRNGNFKRMNSDRKKKRIYAEQDIFGEVDYSDNERAPSRKVLSMKEQKQVKSDNKSSRSIWVSKRLEDATSEIKRSSCKVKDTVKGAQTSNRTKTKDVDNMNFGRADSLKKPTKSKYDSSKLVDISKEKFPDVSPSKSAKKNVQEKRGLDEGTEVIGDMPKKKKRVIRIDPHDISNKRLDDGIVIYESAKEKKKDLEENAKMSKNAQFRTIQPSPSILSFVEENLLGRRRLIELRRAGYNTELSAPLDNIPFSTCSERERIEENMFRNKLTFFAAAKVSSSFPPPELPEIAFAGRSNVGKSSLLNSLTRQWGVVRTSDKPGLTQTINFFNLGSKLCLVDLPGYGFAYAKEEVKDAWEELVKEYVSTRVGLKRVCLLVDTKWGLKPRDHELINLMERSQTKYQIVLTKTDVVFPIDVARRAMQIEESLKANKSVVQPLMMVSSKSGAGIGCLRTVLSKIARFAKL, from the exons ATGTCTGGGGAGGCAGGATTAAGGCTTAAGCTCAATAAGAAGCTCAAAATTGCAAGTGGAAGATCTAGGAATTCCAAGGATGGAAGTAGAAAGTTTGAAAGGACACTAAATAATGATAGGAATGGAAACTTTAAACGTATGAATTCTGataggaaaaagaagagaatttaTGCTGAGCAAGATACGGTTGGGGAGGTAGATTATTCTGACAATGAAAGGGCACCCAGTAAAAAGTTTGGGAGGACACTAAATAATGATAGGAATGGGAACTTTAAACGTATGAATTCTGataggaaaaagaagagaatttaTGCTGAGCAAGATATATTTGGGGAGGTAGATTATTCTGACAATGAAAGGGCACCCAGTAGAAAGGTTTTGTCTATGAAAGAGCAGAAACAGGTGAAAAGTGACAATAAATCTTCGCGCTCAATATGGGTTTCTAAAAGATTGGAGGATGCTACTTCTGAAATCAAACGCTCTTCTTGTAAAGTTAAGGACACAGTGAAAGGTGCGCAGACATCAAATAGAACCAAGACAAAGGATGTTGATAACATGAATTTTGGCAGGGCTGACTCATTGAAGAAACCTACCAAAAGTAAATATGACTCAAGTAAGCTTGTGGATATTAGTAAGGAAAAATTCCCAGATGTATCTCCTTCAAAATCTGCTAAGAAAAATGTTCAGGAAAAGAGAGGGCTAGATGAGGGTACAGAGGTAATAGGTGATAtgccaaagaagaagaagcggGTAATTCGGATAGATCCACATGATATCTCAAATAAGCGGCTAGATGATGGCATTGTTATATATG AAAGTgccaaagagaagaaaaaagatttggAGGAGAATGCTAAAATGTCGAAGAATGCGCAGTTCCGAACAATACAACCCAGTCCCTCAATCCTTTCCTTTGtggaagaaaat TTGTTGGGCCGAAGACGCTTGATTGAACTGCGGAGGGCAGGCTATAACACTGAGCTTTCTGCCCCATTAGATAATATCCCCTTTTCTACCTGCTCCGAAAGAGAGCGAATTGAAGAAAAT ATGTTTAGGAATAAGTTGACATTTTTTGCCGCTGCAAAGGTTTCATCATCATTTCCTCCTCCTGAGCTTCCAGAGATTGCATTTGCAG GAAGGTCAAATGTTGGGAAGTCATCACTACTTAATTCACTTACCAGACAATGGGGTGTAGTTCGAACATCTGACAAACCCGGCCTTACTCAG ACTATTAATTTCTTCAACCTGGGATCAAAACTCTGCTTGGTTGATTTGCCTGGATATGGCTTTGCTTATGCAAAAGAAGAAGTCAAGGATGCTTGGGAGGAGCTT GTAAAGGAATATGTTTCCACAAGAGTTGGTCTCAAACGGGTATGCTTACTTGTTGATACAAAATGGGGTTTGAAGCCAAGGGATCATGAACTTATCAATTTAATGGAAAG ATCCCAAACTAAATACCAGATTGTATTAACCAAGACAGATGTGGTATTCCCGATTGATGTGGCACGTCGTGCAATGCAAATTGAAGAG AGTCTCAAGGCGAATAAGTCTGTAGTTCAACCTTTG ATGATGGTAAGCTCAAAATCTGGAGCGGGAATTGGATGTTTAAGAACAGTGCTTTCTAAGATTGCGCGGTTTGCCAAGCTCTAA
- the LOC142606215 gene encoding uncharacterized protein LOC142606215, translated as MQNQNSLFFKCFKARYFPRCQFLDAAVSPNCSYVWRSIVAAIPILRSGSCWRVGNGESIKVFVDKWIPNYPSNRLLHPVHEGEEDWRVSDLIDLDLHGWRRDAIMATFNREDAEVICKIPLSHRRVADVVVWLHNKEGAYTVKSRYHVARKVLREWAESSTGAGQQLWKKLWKIRVPNKMKRAPETVIHAIWECPAAQDVWAAGMEIFVVQAWTVWNQRNSMVHGRQMKHPCWLNKRAADYMEEYRIAQEQLVVLNTISSGHHWQPPPQNMYKLNFDAAVFMEQQCSGVGAIIRNAQGEVMAGMSAKGSYVRDSEEAQALACRQAVVFTFYHGSWIFRACS; from the exons ATGCAGAAccaaaattctctctttttcaaatgTTTCAAAGCTAGATACTTTCCGAGATGTCAATTCTTGGATGCTGCTGTGTCCCCAAATTGCTCATATGTATGGCGAAGTATTGTGGCTGCCATACCAATTTTGAGAAGTGGATCTTGTTGGCGTGTGGGGAATGGTGAATCCATAAAAGTTTTTGTGGATAAATGGATTCCAAATTATCCATCAAATAGGTTGCTGCATCCGGTTCATGAGGGAGAGGAGGATTGGAGGGTTTCAGATCTTATTGATTTGGATTTACATGGGTGGAGGCGAGATGCCATCATGGCAACTTTTAATAGAGAGGATGCGGAAGTTATATGTAAAATCCCCTTAAGCCATAGGCGTGTGGCTGATGTTGTGGTATGGCTGCACAATAAAGAAGGAGCTTACACAGTTAAATCCAGATATCATGTGGCAAGGAAAGTATTGAGGGAATGGGCTGAAAGTTCGACAGGTGCTGGGCAGCAATTATGGAAGAAATTGTGGAAAATAAGGGTGCCAAACAAAATGAAA AGAGCTCCAGAGACCGTGATTCATGCCATTTGGGAGTGTCCAGCAGCCCAAGATGTGTGGGCAG CTGGGATGGAGATCTTTGTGGTGCAAGCTTGGACTGTGTGGAACCAGAGGAACTCAATGGTGCATGGCAGACAGATGAAGCATCCTTGTTGGTTGAACAAACGAGCGGCAGATTACATGGAAGAGTATAGAATAGCGCAAGAGCAGTTGGTTGTTTTGAACACAATATCAAGTGGACACCATTGGCAGCCTCCACCTCAGAATATgtataaattgaattttgatgcaGCTGTGTTCATGGAGCAACAGTGTTCTGGGGTTGGAGCAATAATTAGAAATGCTCAAGGGGAAGTAATGGCTGGGATGTCGGCTAAGGGGTCCTATGTGAGAGATAGCGAAGAGGCTCAAGCTTTGGCGTGTCGACAGGCagtggtttttactttttaccatGGAAGCTGGATTTTCAGAGCTTGTAGTTGA
- the LOC142607342 gene encoding CBL-interacting serine/threonine-protein kinase 11 encodes MPEIEHAPNNNNALFGKYELGKLLGCGAFAKVYHARNVRTGQSVAIKVINKKKIAGTSLMSNIKREISIMRKLNHPNIVKLYEVLASKTKIYFVLEFIKGGELFAKIAKGRFSEDLSRKYFQQLISAVGFCHSRGIFHRDLKPENLLLDENGNLKISDFGLSAVKEQIKPDGLLHTLCGTPAYVAPEILTKRGYDGATIDVWSCGVVLYVLNAGYLPFNDPNLMMMYKKIYKGEYRCPKWFSSDLKRFLSRLLDTNPEKRITIDEMTRDPWFKKGYKEVNVYDEEVKVDEFKVTDLNAFDIISFSSGLNLSGLFDDSCNSSDNGLQRFLSTESPEKIVEKIEDFAKVEKLKVKSKKDWGVELGGQSGNLVFCVDVYRLTEKLVVVEANKRGGDTGCYKDMWKNKLRPQLNGLSLSTTIMSHPQPETSQIAGC; translated from the coding sequence ATGCCAGAGATCGAACACGctcccaacaacaacaatgcgTTGTTTGGGAAATACGAGCTGGGAAAGCTTTTGGGATGTGGTGCCTTCGCTAAGGTTTACCACGCACGCAATGTCCGTACCGGACAAAGCGTGGCGATTAAGGTCATCAACAAGAAAAAGATCGCCGGTACGAGTTTGATGTCTAATATCAAGCGCGAGATCTCAATTATGCGCAAGCTCAATCATCCAAATATTGTCAAGCTCTATGAAGTGCTCGCTTCGAAAACCAAGATCTACTTCGTGTTGGAGTTCATCAAAGGCGGCGAGTTGTTCGCCAAGATCGCTAAAGGCCGATTCTCCGAAGATCTCAGCCGGAAGTATTTTCAGCAGCTCATCTCCGCCGTCGGATTCTGCCATTCGCGCGGCATCTTCCACCGCGATCTGAAGCCGGAGAATCTCCTCCTCGACGAGAACGGCAATCTGAAAATCTCCGATTTCGGACTCTCCGCCGTCAAGGAGCAGATCAAACCCGACGGGCTCTTGCACACTCTGTGCGGCACGCCTGCTTACGTGGCGCCGGAGATTTTGACGAAGAGAGGCTACGACGGCGCGACGATCGACGTTTGGTCATGCGGCGTCGTTTTGTACGTGCTGAACGCGGGCTATTTGCCTTTTAACGATCCTAATCTGATGATGATGTACAAGAAGATTTACAAAGGAGAGTACCGGTGTCCGAAGTGGTTTTCCTCGGATCTGAAACGGTTCTTGTCTCGGCTTTTGGACACGAATCCCGAGAAGAGGATCACAATTGATGAGATGACGAGGGACCCGTGGTTTAAGAAAGGGTACAAGGAAGTGAATGTCTACGACGAGGAGGTTAAGGTGGATGAGTTCAAGGTCACAGATTTGAACGCCTTTGATATCATTTCATTCTCGTCAGGTTTGAATTTATCTGGTTTGTTCGACGACTCGTGTAACTCGAGCGATAATGGGCTACAGCGATTCTTGTCCACCGAGTCGCCGGAGAAGATCGTGGAGAAAATTGAGGACTTCGCGAAGGTGGAGAAGTTGAAGGTGAAGAGCAAGAAAGATTGGGGTGTTGAGCTCGGAGGGCAGAGTGGTAATTTGGTGTTTTGTGTCGATGTTTACCGGTTAACGGAGAagctggtggtggtggaggcTAATAAAAGAGGCGGCGACACCGGTTGTTACAAAGATATGTGGAAGAACAAGCTTAGACCTCAACTCAATGGCTTATCATTATCAACGACAATAATGTCTCATCCTCAACCTGAAACTTCCCAGATTGCCGGATGCTAA
- the LOC142607018 gene encoding EPIDERMAL PATTERNING FACTOR-like protein 6: MEWKRNKPPLFYCVSIFFLSFCALITNISSTPTCQDNRCPLSVKADIHFQEIEKRKEEEESMSLARRLLGGPGSSPPRCTSKCGNCTPCKPVHVPVPPGTPVTAEYYPEAWRCKCGNKLYMP; this comes from the exons ATGGAGTGGAAGAGAAACAAACCACCTCTTTTCTACTGCGTCTCCATCTTCTTCCTTTCATTTTGTGCGCTGATCACCAACATCAGCTCTACCCCTACATGTCAAG ACAACAGGTGCCCGTTGTCTGTTAAGGCTGACATACATTTTCAG gaaattgaaaaaagaaaagaggaggaGGAGTCAATGAGCTTGGCAAGGAGGTTGTTGGGGGGGCCTGGATCGTCGCCACCGCGATGCACATCAAAGTGTGGCAATTGCACACCATGTAAGCCGGTTCACGTGCCCGTGCCGCCTGGAACGCCGGTCACCGCTGAGTATTATCCTGAAGCTTGGAGGTGCAAATGCGGCAACAAGTTGTACATGCCATGA